The Toxoplasma gondii ME49 chromosome III, whole genome shotgun sequence genome includes a window with the following:
- the MED11 gene encoding mediator complex subunit MED11 (encoded by transcript TGME49_254520~Gene product name based on ToxoDB Community Expert Annotation.): MASSKPGGASKAGVDAVQEISMMAREVEQQQDTLASQIQRVSTKIRSNAINVKRNEAALEMLKDAGPQAVTYQQVARLFILSPAPKLETSLRKHSAELEQEATKLEGLKDQLVSRLKGVDAQAAELRKSFQQTIAQALQAQRGPAAADSAPGS; encoded by the exons atGGCTTCTTCCAAACCGGGAGGCGCCTCCAAAGCAGGCGTTGATGCTGTGCAGGAAATCAGCATGATG GCCCGGGAGGTGGAACAACAGCAAGACACTCTCGCCTCGCAGATTCAGAGAGTCTCCACAAAAATTCGCAGCAACGCCATCAACGTCAAGCGCAACGAAGCCGCTCTCGAAATG ctgaagGACGCAGGCCCTCAGGCCGTGACGTATCAGCAAGTTGCGCGGCTCTTCATTTTATCGCCGGCACCGAAGCTGGAAACCTCGCTGCGAAAGCACAGCGCGGAACTCGAGCAAGAGGCAACGAAACTCGAG GGACTCAAGGACCAGTTGGTCTCCAGGCTGAAGGGCGTCGACGCCCAGGCTGCGGAACTGAGGAAGAGC TTTCAGCAGACAATCGCGCAGGCTCTGCAGGCGCAGCGAGGCCCCGCAGCCGCAGACTCGGCGCCAGGCTCTTGA